The window GCTGTTAATCGCTAAATTGCCTTCTGGATTTTGGATAACAGACATTAGCTTAACCCTtcatgcacaaatgcaattgctctcAAGATTGCCTGAATGAAACTAAAATAATCTTCTACTGACACATAGTCATTTAGGTTTTCTGGATTGTTTCTCTTGGTCAgaattttaatatcttttaaatgtattcatAGGTAAAAACATCAGAGTTTTATCGATACTCCCGGCAGCTGCGACATGAGGTTGACCAAGCCATGAATTACTTTCATAGCGTTCACCAACAGCCTTTGATGGAAATGAAATCGAACAAAATTCGTTCTGCCAAACCCCAGACTGCAGTATTTAGAGGAATGATAGGACACAGTATGGTAAACAGTAAAATTCTTCTCTTGCACAAACCGAGGGTCTGGTGGGAACTAGAGGGTCCTCAAGTACCTTTACGACCAGACTGCCTTGCCATTGTGAATAACTTTGTGTTCCTATTAGGTGGGGAAGAACTGGGGCCAGATGGCGAGTTTCATGCTTCATCCAAAGTGTTTAGATATGACCCAAGACAGAACACTTGGTTACGAATGGCAGACATGTCTGTTCCACGGTCTGAGTTTGCTGTTGGAGTTATTGGGAGGTATGTTTATGCAGTGGCTGGGAGAACCAGGGATGAAACATTTTACTCAACTGAACGTTATGATATTACTGAAGATAAATGGGAATTTGTGGATCCCTATCCAGTCAATAAATACGGACATGAAGGGACTGTGCTTGGTAAGAAGTTATATATCACTGGTGGAATTACATCATCTTCAACTTCTAAgcaagtgtgtgtgtttgaTCCCAGTAAAGAAGGGACAGTAGAGCAGCGAACGAGGAGAACTCAAGTGGTCACTAACTGTTGGgagaacaaatgcaaaatgaattaTGCAAGATGCTTTCACAAAATGATTTCTTATAATGGTAAGCTTTATGTCTTTGGTGGTGTCTGTGTGATCCTGAGGGCCTCCTTTGAATCTCAAGGATGTCCTTCTACAGAGGTTTATGACCCAGATACTGATCAATGGACTATATTGGCTTCTATGCCAATTGGTAGGAGTGGCCATGGTGTAGCTGTTCTGGACAAACAGATAATGGTTCTTGGAGGCCTTTGTTACAATGGTCATTACAGTGATTCGATTCTCACCTTTGATCCAGAGGAGAACAAATGGAAAGAAGATGAATATCCGAGGATGCCATGCAAGCTGGATGGCTTACAAGTCTGCAGCTTGCACTTTCCTGAGTATGTTTTGGAGCATGTTAGACGTTGCAGCTAAAACAGAACGAACAACtcaatgaaatacaaaaaaatatacCTAATTTGtcaaaaaccacaaaccagTTGAATTCCTTCAGAGACATTACTGTGTTTATAAGAACAACTATGAACTAAATGCTTAAGAGAAACAGGGTGTACAGGGAGAGTACTTAGCAAGTTTATTAGAAAAGCCAATAGTTGGTCTGATATTGTAaaagctttgggttttttttttttaacaaacataaTTGTAagtaggggaaagaaaaatatatttttgagtGTGGTTATTTTTTGGTAACATTTTATGTCCATAATACtttcttctggggttttttttgttgttttttttaatgaccatTATACCACTATGCTTCTGAAATCagttaacaaaatatttatggaaggaaaaaagactttattttcattttttattgagcataaaaataaagctcctCATCTGTACCAGGGTACAACCAGGTTTTAATGAACAAAATTAaaccatttctgtattttatgttgTCTTTTGGATGGTTTTCCCATTATTCGCGAAGTATTCTCAAATCTGCtaggtggttttgttttcccttataTATGTCAAAGAATAATCTTAACCCCTTTGCATGacttttttcctggttttgtatAGTAGTACCAGTAAGTCTGCCAAAATGCAAGATACACATTTtctactgaaacatttttatattcaaaaCACTATTTCTATGCTGCCTTCTATTGTCTGCATTGTGTTTGTTGGTGagtaaaaaatatatacacacacatgcatacactgTAAAAACTATATATAAATCCATCTTTTTATGTGCAGTTACAGTATTATATTTCAACTAGTGCACAGATTCAGCCATATCTGTTGAATTTAAGGTATAGTACTATCCTTTAATGAGCTAAATAATTCAAAGTTCTTAAGTAACTGGAGGCCTCGTTTCGTATCAGAGTATCTTATCTTTAGTATATACTGATTGATTCAGTAACTTTGAACTCTTTATATTGATGCTACATAATGAACTGTTGataatttgttattttataaattatttttaaaagtaaacacaTCTTACCTGAGTTTCTTTTATGTTTGAATGTGTTGCCCAGTCttcttttttatgaaaatggaaaatgtcagtAAGCAAATGCTCAGCATTGCTTTGACCCATAGTTACTTTCAGAACTGGATAAACTACAGTTTATTCTTAGTACTTTGCTTGTACTCACGCTTCAATACAAGTATGTTGTTTGTACTCATATTGAAGTGGTataatctttttattattattattttaattatagaCTGCTATGAACtactgtgttttgaaaatgtggaGTTAGGTGGTTGGATGGTTAGtaccattttcttttacaaaaaaaccctacacaaCTATAGCTACTGACCTCAGAGTGCCTGAATTGAGATGTGTGGTCCAAGAGGCCTTTGAATAACTCCATTGTATTAACTTGCAGATATTACTGACAGTAACTTGGTAAGAATTATCTGCCAAGACATAAATAATATCAGTAATTACTTTCTGATTATATTTAATGGTGTGAAATTAGCCACTTCTGACTCTAAAGGAAAGATTTGGAGAAGTTGAAGGCTCACACTTAGTTCAGATGTGTAGGGGCAAAATGCTGAAACATGCACGTGCATATTTTGTAAAATCTTATGCTGCTGTGTTTCACTTGAAGCAATAGACTTTATATACAGCAGTGCAAAACCACTTTATTCAGCATCTTCCAGTCAGAAATCACTGTAGAAAAGGAATGTACAGTACTCAGGGAGTTCAAAAGAATGCACTTAGAAAGGGACCAAAATCACCCTAAATTTCCTATGTTAAAATAACCCCTACTTGCCTAAACTAAGTTTGAAATAATTGATAGAGATTAAAACAAGATGTAAAACTCCTCATACttgtattttgatatttttgtagTAATTACATTCTGGGTTGAGATGTGAGGATTTGGAGCTCTATGGCAagtcaacagatttttttttttaattagaaatgatTTATTGATAGAGTATTTGCTTTCCATATGTTTTAACAGAAAGAGAGAATGTATGCCATCATAGCTGTAGCAATGTTAGTTACACCAGTAGTGACTGGACCAAATACTGATTCAGCTTTCTGAAGCAGACTAGTTTGCAGTTAAatttaagtctttttttaatcaaaattcaGTTTACTGAATTAGAAATCTAATTTACTTAATAGCTTAACTTAAAGCTAGTGTGGCTTACACTAAAACCTCAGTTTCGCTGTGGACTTGTACATACGTTACCCTGCATAGGTGCAGAGATAAATTGACTCCAGTAGGTGCTGGCTGTGTGCAAGTAAAAAGGTTCTACTGTACAAAGTTCATGGAATATTGGggcacaagaaaaaaacagtttgggttttgttttttattgttttattccttttgtcACCAGCTTATTTCTCAATAAGTTTATGGGGCAGCAAAAACTAATCCTGCTTGTAGGCTTTCATGGGCATGTTACGTATAGGACGGAGTACTTCACTTTTATCTTGGGCCAGTCTGGGGAATGGTTGTGGTTCTGGGTATCTGGTCTTCCATGATTCATGTCTAGTAAAGAGTTGTGGccaagattttattaaaaataatggtaaGGATGGGGGTGTCTCAAGTTACATTTTTGAGTCTGCATTTAAGCAGCTTCTGAAGTTCTGTGCACTAAGCAGCTGCCACTGAAGTCATTGGTGAATACTGACACTTGAAACATGAAGAACCAGATGATTTTTAGGTGCTTTCTTTTAAGTTCATATTTATCTTCAGGCACCCAGTTCTGAAATATCTTGTTCAGGTTTGTAATAGTAATTCTTCTGTTGAATTCTAACTTGAACTGTTGGTTTCAGCTTCCCTGAAGTTGTGTCTCTGTTGAGAAAGCTGGCTGTGACCTTTTCAGCATTAGGAATGATTCGAATTTGCTTGGGTTTAGAACATGTAGGGATATGCAAGAATGTTTTGTTAATTTGCATTTCTACTGTGCTTTTATTGTTTCAAACATGAAATATAACAGTAGCTTACATTCTCTTTTCCATTGCAGTGGTACTTTTGAGGcagttatttttgttactttatatctcagagggatttttttttttaattggaagtttctgtttgtgtttgcttttagtttttaGCTCCAGATAATGTagtgtttaaataaaaacaaaactaaactgGCTAATTGCCTATTACTACAAACTTTTGAGCATTATGATCAGACTGATATGagtttgaaaaacatttaaatgccTCTCATTTGTCAAGGAAAAGCTAAGTTATGATCTTTGATTACTAAGTTTGGGAGGCTTTCTTCTAATTCCAACCCAAGATAATGGAATACCAGCAAATCTGATCTCACCCACATATTCAAAATTTAACACATGACCTGCTTTTAAACAGCAAGtatatttgccttttcttaaaaaggTGGACATAGTGAGTTACAGTctagggtttagggttttttttgtttttccacattTATAGCAAAAGTCTATCAGCTTCATGTCTTAATTTAGCAACTAGCTCCAGGAGAagattctgttttcaaatgagCCAGAATGAACAAAAAGCATAATGCTCCTGTAAAGGGGTCGGACACTGCCAGTTCCCATTCCACATGCTGCTGTATCTGGTTTTAGGGgacacataattttttttcaagtactgcataaggaaaaaatagctaATTTTTCCCCCACAAAGTGTTGGTAGTAGTTTCGTAGTGGAAGTATTAGGTGGcaaaaaagctttggaaatatttttcccagtTGATtcagctggaggaaggcagcactTGATTTTACAAAGCTATTTCAGAAAGCTCTGCTAGCAAGAGGGGCTAGTGGCAGCATATGAGCTACCTGGCAACGTGGTTTTGTGttcctttcctttgaaaagtgTGGCTGTCCTACTTTCTGCGGTATGATAGCAGTCCTGTTACAATGAGCTCTGAGAGTTTGTGACTTTactatttctctgctttctgagaTTTGCAGCCGTTTTTTCTTGAGGACCTCCTGCCTTACAAACGCAAGTGCTGCGTTTTTTCATGCTGATAATATTGTAACTATTTGCATCAGGGACAAAGCTTCACTTGACACTCAGGAAGCAAAGGATAAAATTCAACAGGTACAAATtcaaatcagtttaaaaaaaaaccaacattgcTTAGCTCATTATGTCCATTCTTTTGCAAAAGGAGGATAAGCATTATGGGGAGATGCTAACggctctttaaaaataaacttcaagCTTGTGTTGGCATTTATATGATAAAGTCTTTTTAGAAATATTCACATTTGTAGagatattttgcctttttaatgtatttttccttacaaaaaaaaggtgaattGGGCCCCTgattcttttaatatttcaaatatgtACTTCACATATGTGAACAGTCcaatataaagaaaacagaaaactgtaagGTACTTAAAACATAAAAGCACAAATGTTCCTAAACTTGTGCTGAAGTGTCTATAGGGTTGGGACCATCGAAGAAAACATCCGTCCTGCTCTCCTTCCATTAATAACACTATACCTGGTGAAGTTACTTGAAGAAGCGTGGTCCATCACATGCAGCAGGGCTCACTGAAGGAGAGTGGGAAAGAACATAACTGGAAAGCACCTGTaatctgtttaaaacaaagcttGCCGGTGTCCTGTAGCTAACATTTTGAgattttaatgtttgtaaaaCAATCTGAAGctgcttaaaataaatactaatgaCTACTTTTGCATCTGTATTCTATTTTTGACATTTGGTGAGTAACTATAAAAATTTCATTCCTGTGGATAGACTTCATAAAATGTAGTTGTATGTGGCAGGTGGCAGAAAAACTGATTTGTTTTGAGCACAGCTTTCCTGGCTTTCCCTCTACTaatttgttgtttggttttttttacttcccaAATTTCAATTCATGTTTAtatagtcttttaaaaataactttcaagaTGAATTTCAAATACCTTTGGATTAAGTTAGTAGCTAGGGGAAAACCACTTCTATTTGCAGATGGTAGTTTTTATTTATGGCTCTGGTGGAAAACCTTATTGTAAGTCTAGAAAATACAGTGTTATGTAGGACTGTCAAGTTAGCTACACTTAGGGAACTTCTATTACCTCGGTGAGACCCACCTAACTTTTATGTCAGTTCTGGGAACAGGTGAAGGGAAGAGTGaactatgtttttattttaaatattttttccctatatattgttatttttttagatctttttaaaataaattatatgctGGAGATTGCAATTCCACTGTAGTATCCCACTTGATTCCAGTGTACAATATCAGATTGTATTGAAAAGAATGTATTTGCTAAGTTAAcaggaaaagttattttcaaactGTGCTGTATTTGTGCTAGCAATTGGAAATACTTCTCctatagaaaattaaaattatatatatatgaccTCATATGTACGTTTGCATTAACTGTCTAATGATGACCCCAGGGCTGCTATAAACTTCTCTGAATAATTTAAGAATTGCctctttttaactgttttaaagccttttttcttgtctttttttggcAGAAGGTAATTTTCCCTAGCTATGGACACAGTATGCTCAGACTTGCATATGCGctctgtttgatttttaaactgaaaaaaatgtataaaatgtgTATAAAGAAaagtgtaaataaaatatttttaatctttaaacatTTGTGTAAACTTTGTAATACTTAACGTTCTGGAGCTGGATTGCTTCCTACAGGACTTCAGTTTACTCAGTTAAGCAACTCTTCAAAAATGTTAAGTGTTGCTCTAATTCATAATGTTGTCTTAAAGTTATCCCAACAAGAATGGTTGGATATCCTTATATAGCATCAAGCTCATATCTTTAGCTGCGTTTTATCATCTTCccaattttaattgtttttgtgCTTTCATGTGTCTGCTCTGCATGTCAAGCTTGAAATACTGTTCCAAGTTGACTTCATCGTTACATTTGTAACTCTGTGTCAAGGCATAAATTTGGTGCTAGTCAGCCACCACGAGAAGAGACTGTTCCCTGCTGTCAGATACGCGGCATCCAGGGCTCAGAGACCACAGGCGTTTACCACACAGTGGGACCTCCAGGTGCTGGAAGTCCAAGTCATACTGCTTTATGTTTCCCAGAACGAAAAGGGGAAGCTTCATTTCAGGATCACAGTGTCGGGTCAAACCAGCATTCAGTACCGGGGCGGAAGGAGGCAGGTAAAACAGGAGGTTATGATCTCAAGCAGTCTGATGAAAGCCTGCCTTGTCAGTCCCTTGCcacacttttccttttctctgcaacTACTTTTCAGCAGCTCTCTTGCTGTCAGATCAAAGCCCCTGGTTTAAAAATCTGATATCAAGAATGTTTGAAAATAAGTGGTCTCTCTTTTAGTATTGAGttctaaaatagctttttaatgcttaaaattacttaaaacttcatttgcatgaaataaccttttttccccccctcccattTTGGTAACTTGATTTCATCCTACACTAAATAGTTCTGTTTAATGGGAGAATGCTGTGGATGAATTTGTGCTGGTCCCTGTGATATGCATCCCAGGAGGAAGAGCTTTTTCTTAATTGTGGCGTGTCCCCATTCTTTGGTTCAAAAGGAGACCAAATCTGTTAGACTGATacagtggaagaagagatgaCAGCAATCTTCTCACACTGTGTTATTTacaattgtttttaatttcccttctctgtgaGCCAGGTTATATTTTTGGCAATACCTTTCTTCCACAATGCTATGCTGGCTGACTTGACTGACTTGTTAGCACCTCTGTAGTTGATTAGGAATCCCAAATAATGGTTCCATTAATTCACTGAGGAGAGCTCTCACATTTTAACTGGTTTATAGTTGCTCATACCAAATCCTACACTTTTTTGGAATACGTGGGTTTATTTTCTGGCAGTAGTTCAGTCATCTTTGTTCACTTGTTTTGCGTGATACGAAATTAATGTTAGTTTggcaaaggatttttttcagttaattccTTCCAGATTTTTTGGTATAAGTTATGTACTCTTGTTGATTTGAAACTCTTAATTTCAACAGATGTTCCCCCTTTGTTGCAgattgggttttgggttttgtggggttttttccttttctgattccATCAGCTTCATAACATGGAAAGGAAAACTATTGCTTTGGGTGTTGCATAGATTCTGTACTAGTTCTGTACCTTTAGAGTTCATAACATGCTTATGAACATGTGATCTCCCACCCAGCCTTTAGCCTCTCACGTCTTACTTGATGTTTCCATGACATCTTTTAATCCGAGTGCCGCCTTCTCCAAGGCAACTTTCTTGGCATTTGCAAAATTTTCACTCTTTCAAGGGAGAGGGTAAGGAATATGTGTAAAGAcagctttcatttcttgttttcattaacGCTTTCCACTTCTACATTTGATGCTTTAGTTGCACTGACAGGTGCTTTAGGCGATGTTTACAGGCAAAAATAAACCTCATCGTGATATCTGTTTAAGTACCCAGTGACTCTTCAGTCATCTGTCCATTGGAATGGACGCTAGCGTTAAGCATCACATGCTCAGTGCCAAGCCTTCTAGACTGATGCTATGTAGTACTTGAGGAGCTAAAAAAATACTCTGCCATGTGTCTGATGTCTGTCAAGTGCATCTCCTGGTGATGTCACCCTTGGTAGCAGGTCTCCTGTATTATGGATAAATGTTGCTCAGTAAGTGGTGCCAAAAAAACCTTGTTTTCTAATGAGATAGATGGCTTTAATGGTTAACCTTTTTATTGCACTATTGAATTTTACCAGACAGATATGTCTTTGGCCTCAACTGGCAGCCTCCTTTCCCACACCCATTTCAGTATGTCCTCAGGCATGTTCTAAGCAAtgatttgtttacttttttttgtcacaTGGCTTATCTCATGAGTTTGAGTTACACCAACCATataattctttttctgtgtgagaATCTTTATCTCCTGCGGTGAATTGTGCATGTTATGGGTCTGTTTATATGTATTTGAGTACTACCAGTGAGACTTTCTGACTTTACCATCCCTTCTTTGTCAAAAGAATTGCATAATGCTAACTGAAACCAAGTATTTCCCCCATGTTTAACTTCCATAGTCTCAGGGGAGAAATTCCAAGGAGGTCAGTGtatttctcttgtgttttgccTTCCCAGATTGAAGTCATACAAAATGCATGGGATTGGGATTGTGGTGGTAACACTGCTGTCAATGCAAGACATGGCCTAAACACTTTTCCCTATGTTGGTGTAGTGATGGTCTTCATTTTCACTCCTGGAAAGCAAGAAATTGCTCTGCTGTCATCTTGCACCTCTTGGCTAGTTTATTCCCAGGATGGAGTCCTAGTCACTTGTGTGTCCTAGGTCGGCTGAGGATGTTCCATGGAATTTGCCTCATGTCGCACGTGCTTTCACTTCTTTCTCTGGCTCTTACAGTTAGTTCTGCAAGGATTTATTTATCTAACACAGGTGACAACTTGATACCAAGAACTTATTTTAACTTATTATAGTGAAACCCAAAACATCAAAAATTAAAGTTTCAGAAGAAGACATTTCAGAGTGCAAGACctttttttgtatatatttcttCTCCTGATTTTCAGTTCATTTATTGCAATCAGGAATAGTCACTGTCAAGTAAtagttttttctttactgtttctcCTGACAGATTATCCAAAACActgaaagcttttaatttaatgacttttcatgcttttaaagtTGGGAGCTGATCCAGTTAACAGCCTCATTGGAAGTGTTtgatctgttttctgaaagagcTGGATTTTGGCTCAGTACTGTTCTCTGAAAACAAGGGGAGTAAGGCTGACCTCTACATAAGTTAAATAAACTAAATATTCCAGCCAAAGAAATCTCAGTACAAAATTGTTAACACCCAACTAATCAACCAGCTGTACTTTGCAGAAGTTACAAACCTTACAAAATGATCACAGTTGCTCAGTTTTAGTTTTGTCCTAGCTTTGCActgcagagatttttgtttttcccatggtaaaaattaattacaagaAGGTATGTTTTGCTAAGCTTGTTAATAGGTGTGGGAAGCCATGCTTTCAGGTTTGCAGCCTCGTTCAAAGCCAGGCAGAATGCATTAAAGTGACTAGAAGGGTTAGCAATTTTCCAGTGCCTTAACTTTGGAAGATTTATGCATCTGCTGTGGATGGAAATAGTTCACTATCCTCCAGAGATAATGCCTGGGACTGGGCATACAATTTACCTCCTTCATACTCCTATTCTTCTGTAATGATAGATTGATCCTCGGGCTTTTCAATTTGTGAAATTACCATTCCTTGATGTTCGACAAAGTGGCTCCTATTTGTAACATCCAGGTTTTGTACCTGTATAATACCATGCATTGTTACACGCATACAGGAGTAAGAACCTATTAAATCAGGCTTGAGAAATGTGACGTTTTTCTCATCTATAAAACCACCAAAGCAAGCTAAAGCATTGGGTTTTACCTGCGCCAGCACCATATTGTACTAATTTGCAAGACCAAAGAGGTAGTTTCAAATGCTGTGCTagagaaaaacagttaaaagtAAAGACAGTGTTGGTCTGTGCACCGCTACCCTCTGCCCCTTCCATTCCTACACCATAAGCTGCAACGATGCCAGCCATAGCACTCCTCCATTGGGCAAAACCATATGTGACTTCACATTATAAGTAGCAGCAGGTGATAATATAGTAAAGATATAGGGGTGCCAGTGATCACTGAGGGAAACTATCTAGATGACAGTTTTAATTAGTGATTGTGAAAGAAACCCTGAAAC of the Grus americana isolate bGruAme1 chromosome 1, bGruAme1.mat, whole genome shotgun sequence genome contains:
- the KLHL15 gene encoding kelch-like protein 15 isoform X1, producing the protein MAGDVEGFSSSIHDTSVSAGFRALYEEGLLLDVTLVIEDHQFQAHKALLATQSDYFRIMFTADMRERDQDKIHLKGLTATGFSHVLQFMYYGTIELSMNTVHEILQAAMYVQLIEVVKFCCSFLLAKICLENCAEIMRLLDDFGVNIEGVREKLDSFLLENFVPLMSRPDFLSYLSFEKLMSYLDNDHLSRFPEIELYEAVQAWLRHDRRRWRHTDTIIQNIRFCLMTPSSVFEKVKTSEFYRYSRQLRHEVDQAMNYFHSVHQQPLMEMKSNKIRSAKPQTAVFRGMIGHSMVNSKILLLHKPRVWWELEGPQVPLRPDCLAIVNNFVFLLGGEELGPDGEFHASSKVFRYDPRQNTWLRMADMSVPRSEFAVGVIGRYVYAVAGRTRDETFYSTERYDITEDKWEFVDPYPVNKYGHEGTVLGKKLYITGGITSSSTSKQVCVFDPSKEGTVEQRTRRTQVVTNCWENKCKMNYARCFHKMISYNGKLYVFGGVCVILRASFESQGCPSTEVYDPDTDQWTILASMPIGRSGHGVAVLDKQIMVLGGLCYNGHYSDSILTFDPEENKWKEDEYPRMPCKLDGLQVCSLHFPEYVLEHVRRCS
- the KLHL15 gene encoding kelch-like protein 15 isoform X2, with product MAGDVEGFSSSIHDTSVSAGFRALYEEGLLLDVTLVIEDHQFQAHKALLATQSDYFRIMFTADMRERDQDKIHLKGLTATGFSHVLQFMYYGTIELSMNTVHEILQAAMYVQLIEVKTSEFYRYSRQLRHEVDQAMNYFHSVHQQPLMEMKSNKIRSAKPQTAVFRGMIGHSMVNSKILLLHKPRVWWELEGPQVPLRPDCLAIVNNFVFLLGGEELGPDGEFHASSKVFRYDPRQNTWLRMADMSVPRSEFAVGVIGRYVYAVAGRTRDETFYSTERYDITEDKWEFVDPYPVNKYGHEGTVLGKKLYITGGITSSSTSKQVCVFDPSKEGTVEQRTRRTQVVTNCWENKCKMNYARCFHKMISYNGKLYVFGGVCVILRASFESQGCPSTEVYDPDTDQWTILASMPIGRSGHGVAVLDKQIMVLGGLCYNGHYSDSILTFDPEENKWKEDEYPRMPCKLDGLQVCSLHFPEYVLEHVRRCS